The genomic stretch CGCCGAGACTCTGCATTTTCTTCGCACTCGATTGATACCGACAACGAACGACCAGGTTTCCGTCGCGGTTGAGTTTGCGGACCGAGCGGACGACACGGACAGCCGTCGCATCATGAGGCAAGCAGACCACCGTGATTCCGCACTCGCTTACATCGGCCGCCATCAAGATTTGTCGATCGGTCGCATCACCGGCCACCGTGCGAAACCCCTCTTGGGCGAACAAGTGCAAATTGATTGGGCTGAGGTCGACAAGGCAAACGTCGTGCCCGGAAGTTTCCAATTGTGAAGCGATTCGACGTCCGATCGGTCCGGCGCCGATAACGACAGCTCGCTTGCTTGTCGTTTCGCGACCAAGTCGTTGCGGTTCAGCCGAGTCGGTGTGCTCGTCGGAGCCCGCCCATCGTAGGCCCAGTCGCATCAGCGGCGGCGTCAACACGAGCGACCCGACCGCAATCGCAACGACGCGCTGGTAGGCCAATTCGTCGACAACACCGGATTCGAGTCCCAGCAGAACCAACACGAACGCAAACTCACCGATGTGTGCCAATCCAAGCCCCATCCCGAACGCTCGTTTGAAGGACAGCCCTGTCAACTTCAGTGCGATCGTGGCCGCAATCGTCTTGATCACGATCACGCCCACGAGCCCGAAAATCATTTCAAGCGGCGCGGACAGGAACAATCGCGGATCGAAAATCAATCCCAAGCCGACGAAAAATACTGCGGCGAAAGTCTCACGAAACGGCAATACCAACGCATCGATTTGCTTGGTCCATCGATTGCCGTTAAAGATCAGCCCGGCCGCAAACGATCCGACCGCAGGCGGCAATCCGACCGAAAACGCCGCCAATGTGACGCCACCGAGCGACACGATCGTGAACAGGATGATCAGGTCGGGACTGCGGTAGCCCGCAAACAAG from Rubripirellula tenax encodes the following:
- a CDS encoding cation:proton antiporter; translated protein: MSQSLVHDLLIILCAGLVAGLVCRWLRASVLVGYLVVGAIVGKGVLNLISDSEHQLEQFAEVGVFFLLFSIGLEFSIDDLKRLGTKLVIGGTVQMTLVGLPVAYVLAQMQMSWQTSVLIGAAVAFSSTVLVFRALSECGQSEQSHGQRAIGILLFQDAALVPLLLLVPLLMGGDNEVSFTQYSILAITSIVFVVVVIGLRKILARWVIPLFAGYRSPDLIILFTIVSLGGVTLAAFSVGLPPAVGSFAAGLIFNGNRWTKQIDALVLPFRETFAAVFFVGLGLIFDPRLFLSAPLEMIFGLVGVIVIKTIAATIALKLTGLSFKRAFGMGLGLAHIGEFAFVLVLLGLESGVVDELAYQRVVAIAVGSLVLTPPLMRLGLRWAGSDEHTDSAEPQRLGRETTSKRAVVIGAGPIGRRIASQLETSGHDVCLVDLSPINLHLFAQEGFRTVAGDATDRQILMAADVSECGITVVCLPHDATAVRVVRSVRKLNRDGNLVVRCRYQSSAKKMQSLGVDCVVSEEAEASIALTRAITSLEANRSTT